A stretch of Kaistella flava (ex Peng et al. 2021) DNA encodes these proteins:
- a CDS encoding pyridoxal phosphate-dependent aminotransferase: MKVSKLAANLIGSEIIKIGNQVNDMKSQGAEIANLTIGDLNSNIYPIPDLLKEEIQKAYQNNLTNYPPANGLLSLRKAISKDIKNRWNLEYSENDILVAGGSRPLIYAVFKTIVDANDKVIYPVPSWNNNHYSYLTDAQKVEVETTKENNFLPTAADLKPHLKGAVLIALCSPLNPTGTMFTKKQLAEICELIIEENKSRGEGEKPLYIMYDQIYAMLAFGGAHFDPVSLYPELKDYTIYIDGASKCFAATGVRVGWSFGPSLIIDKMKALLGHIGAWAPKPEQEAVSVLLNHPEKVDEFVNHFKGEIAESLTVLHNGIQELKNKGFAVESIQPMGALYLTVELNYVGKTKPDGTVIKDSSDLVFYLIEEAGIALVPFSAFGNSRDMPWFRASAGGVSLDEIKNMLPRLELALKKLK; this comes from the coding sequence ATGAAAGTATCAAAATTGGCAGCCAACCTTATTGGCTCAGAAATCATCAAAATAGGAAATCAAGTCAATGACATGAAATCCCAAGGTGCTGAAATTGCGAATCTTACGATTGGTGATTTGAATTCAAATATTTATCCGATTCCTGATTTGTTAAAAGAGGAAATTCAGAAAGCCTATCAAAATAATTTAACCAATTATCCACCGGCTAATGGACTTTTATCTTTGCGAAAAGCGATTTCAAAGGATATTAAAAACCGTTGGAATTTAGAGTATTCTGAAAATGATATTTTGGTTGCTGGAGGTTCCAGGCCTTTGATTTATGCAGTGTTTAAAACAATTGTTGATGCAAATGATAAAGTAATTTATCCTGTTCCGTCTTGGAATAATAATCATTATTCTTATTTGACTGATGCTCAAAAAGTTGAAGTTGAAACGACGAAGGAAAATAATTTCTTACCGACAGCGGCAGATTTAAAACCTCATTTAAAAGGAGCAGTTTTAATTGCGCTTTGTTCGCCTTTAAATCCGACTGGAACGATGTTTACAAAAAAGCAACTTGCTGAAATTTGTGAATTGATTATAGAAGAAAATAAAAGTCGTGGCGAAGGAGAAAAACCTTTATACATCATGTACGATCAGATTTATGCTATGCTGGCTTTTGGTGGTGCACATTTTGATCCGGTTTCGTTATACCCTGAATTAAAGGATTACACGATTTATATTGATGGTGCTTCCAAATGTTTTGCAGCGACTGGAGTTCGTGTAGGTTGGAGTTTTGGTCCATCTTTAATTATCGATAAAATGAAAGCTTTGCTCGGTCATATTGGAGCTTGGGCGCCAAAACCAGAGCAGGAAGCAGTTTCTGTTTTATTAAATCATCCAGAAAAAGTGGATGAATTCGTCAATCATTTTAAAGGAGAAATCGCCGAAAGTTTGACCGTTCTTCATAACGGAATTCAAGAACTTAAAAATAAAGGATTCGCTGTAGAAAGTATTCAACCGATGGGTGCGCTTTATTTAACCGTGGAACTGAATTATGTAGGCAAAACAAAACCAGATGGAACTGTAATTAAGGATTCTTCAGATCTTGTTTTCTATTTAATTGAAGAAGCTGGAATTGCATTAGTTCCTTTTTCTGCGTTTGGAAATTCTCGTGATATGCCGTGGTTCCGTGCTTCTGCAGGTGGAGTTTCTTTAGATGAAATCAAAAATATGTTACCAAGGCTTGAACTGGCATTGAAGAAATTAAAATAA